From Pseudodesulfovibrio nedwellii:
GATCTTGAGAGGGAATCCCATCTCGTCATCCAACTGGGCCTTGGGGTCGTGGTCTATGGCATCGTCCAGCGAAATTTCACTGATAGGGTCGTGCACATCGTCCACAACCACCTTGAATTCAAAGACCTCGATTTCGCCGAGTTCTTCATTGAAGGCTACTTCGATGTCCATGGTCTCGCCATACTTGCGGGCCACAGCAGAACGGACGGCCTCCTCAAGAGTGTCGATCAACAGGTCGCGGTCAATGCCCCTGTCTTTGCTTATCTGGTCGATGGCTTTTTTCAGCTCCGACATGATCTAACCTCCGCTTGTGCCGAAATGGTCCGAATCCTTTCGGCGGATAGTGCACTTACAACTAAAATTTGTGTATCAGTTTGGCTTTCTTGATGGAAATCCATATGAAATCCAAGATCTCGTCATCGACATTCATGGTGATAGTTTTGTCTTTCACTCCAGCTAGTGTGCCTTTGAACTTGCGCCTGTCACCGTGAGCTTCAAACAGGGTGACTTGGATTTCTTTGCCGATATAATTGATCATTTGGTCCGGCGAGAAAAATGGGCGTTCCAGTCCAGGCGAGGACACTTCCAGTGTGAAAGCTCCGGGAATGACGTCTTCGACTTCGAGCATCAAACCAACCTGACGGCTGACATGAGCACATTGGTCGATATGTACGCCATCAGGGCCGTCGATGTATATGCGAACAACACGTTTTTTGCCGGACGCAGGAGAAGACAGTCCCCAGAACTGGTAGCCGAGGTTCTCCACCTCTGGCCGGATGATGTCCGACAGCATTTCTTCGAAAGTCTGACGCATTGTATCAATACTCCATGCAAACCGCATAAGCGGCGAAAAACAAATAAAAAAGGTGAGCCCGAGCTCACCTGCGCGAACCCCGCAAGGTTGTTAGAAACCAGCCTTGCGAAAGGCATTGGAGCGGGTGACGGGGGTCGAACCCGCTACTTTCAGCTTGGGAAGCTGACACTCTACCAATTGAGTTACACCCGCTTGGAAACGAGCCTATTTATACATATATAGAACCGTTGTCAACAAGCTTGACCCCTTGGTAAATACCGTCAGTCGTCAGTCTCTACCAATTTGGCATGCATAGTGCAAATCCCTCGCTGAACAGGAGGATCGCTCTATGCGAAATAGTACATACAGTGCATTATTCGGCGCTTTATCCAATGAAATGAGGATGTCATCCATCGCCAATAATTTGGCGAACGTGAATACGTCGGCTTTCAAAAAAGACACGATGGCCTTCCATGACACCTTTACTCGCTTTGCGCATGACTACCTTATAGATGGTAAAAATCATCTTCGAGGCAAGGATATGTTTCCCAAAGCCAACGTTATGGCTAAACCGCGTCTTTCTGCGCAGCAGACCGATTTCTCTCAGGGGAGCCTTCAAAAGACCGGTAACCAACTTGATTTTGCTTTGTCCGGTGAGGGGTTTTTCAAGGTGCAAAGTGGAAACGGTGATGTCCTGTATACCCGTTCCGGTAATTTCCTGCCCGACTCTACAGGAATTCTTCGCACACAGGATGGCAACACTGTTATGGTGGACGGTGGGCCTTTGACGCTCCCTCCGGGAGCGCAAGTAATCGTTGATTCAGCTGGTAATATTTCCGTTAACGGGAATCCCGCGGGGGCCTTCGATCTCGCGTCTTTTGAGGATTTGACGCAAGTCGAACGTCTTGGGGCGAATTATTACACCGTTGCGGACGGTGTCGGGGAAATTCCTCCCGAAGAGATGTCCGTTCAGCAGGGATTTCTTGAGAAGGGCAATGTGGATGTCGTCACCGAGATGGTAGCCATGATCGAAACACAACGCGCCTTTACCATGTATTCAAAGATGATTCAGACTACCAACGAGGCTGACACGAAATTGATCACTCAGGTTGGACGTCCAACCATATAACTTAGGAGGATTCGGCTATGATGCGTTCTCTTTGGACCTCAGCCACCGGCATGGTTGCCATGCAGACTCACATTGACACGTTGTCAAACAACTTGGCCAACGTGAATACCACCGGGTTCAAAAAGAGCCGGGCGGAGTTCGAGGACCTTATGTACCAGACGCTCCAGATCGCGGGTA
This genomic window contains:
- the rimP gene encoding ribosome maturation factor RimP, which produces MRQTFEEMLSDIIRPEVENLGYQFWGLSSPASGKKRVVRIYIDGPDGVHIDQCAHVSRQVGLMLEVEDVIPGAFTLEVSSPGLERPFFSPDQMINYIGKEIQVTLFEAHGDRRKFKGTLAGVKDKTITMNVDDEILDFIWISIKKAKLIHKF
- a CDS encoding flagellar hook-basal body protein, whose translation is MRNSTYSALFGALSNEMRMSSIANNLANVNTSAFKKDTMAFHDTFTRFAHDYLIDGKNHLRGKDMFPKANVMAKPRLSAQQTDFSQGSLQKTGNQLDFALSGEGFFKVQSGNGDVLYTRSGNFLPDSTGILRTQDGNTVMVDGGPLTLPPGAQVIVDSAGNISVNGNPAGAFDLASFEDLTQVERLGANYYTVADGVGEIPPEEMSVQQGFLEKGNVDVVTEMVAMIETQRAFTMYSKMIQTTNEADTKLITQVGRPTI